CGGGCGATGCTGGCCAGCGTGGGCGCCGCCTGCCACCATCTCGGTCAACCGGCCACGGTGCTGTCCACCAATCTGGAGCTGGTCCGGCGGCTGACCGAGGACCTGAAGAGCCCGGCCCTGAAACACCTCCTGGCGCAGTGCGGCGAGGCGGTGGAGCAAATGACGGACATTCTCTTCAAGCTCAACACGGTCTCGGAGTTCAAAACGGTGCCCTACCTCGAGCGCAAGGATTCGGGGGCCGCGGAGAATACCATCCTCGACATCTGATCCCGCCTTTTTCCTTCCGGCCCGCCGGGGGACCGCGTAGTATGCCCGCGAACGGGTTGAACCGATGAAGAAACTCTACTGGGCGACACGGGTGCTGGGCTACGTCGCCGGCGGGACCGGCATGGTCCTGTTCGTGCTGGGCCGCCAGAGCGCCGAGCCGCGCGGCGCCATGTTCACGACGGGCGCGATCCTGATCATCGTATCGTTCGCGGCGTTTTTCCTCTCCTACATGCTCTACATCTTCCGGCGCCTGTCGCGCCGCTGAAGCGTCGCCGCTCACGCCGCGGGAGGCTGAAGCCCCAGCCGGTATACAAACAGGCCGCCCAGACCGACCAGCACGAGCCCGCAAAGCGTGATCAGGATTCGGTAGACCCGCGGCGGACATAAGCGCCGCCCGGAGGCCACGGCGGCGGCGACGAGGCTGTACCAGGCCAGGTCGGAAAGAATGTGGCCCGAGTAGAAGGCCGCAAGACCGGGCAGCCCGTCCTGCAGCGCCAGGGACGCGAGGTTCAGCCCTATCGTCGCCCACCAGATGGCCCAGTAGGGGTTGGAGAGGGAGGTCAGGATACCGGCCAGCATCGGGCCACGCACCGCGGCCTTCGGGTCCGGCCGGGTGGCCAGCGCGACCCGCACCGCCGATTCTGCCGTCCAGGCCATGTGCGCTCCCATGGCGATCAGCAGCCCGCCGCCGACCAGCCCGAGAACCCGCGTGACCGCCGGGATCGTGATCCACCGGCCCAGGCCCAGCACGACGCCCGTCAGCACCAGCACCTCGAGCAACGCGTGGCCCGCCACGATGAGCGGGCCGGCGCGGAACCCGCGCTTGAGCGATTCGCTGATGGTCGCCGTGAGGACGGGCCCGGGCATCATCGCGCCGGACAGCGTGATGACGAAGGTGCTCCAGAAAAGAAAAAGATACGGGCTCATGTCAGGCGGACGCCGGGTGGAACCAGGCCAGCGGATCGGGCGAGGCCAGGTCCTCGAAAGAGCGGATCAGCCGATCCGCGCGCTTCAACGATTCGGAGGGATTGGTGGTGAGAATACCGATCGCGCGCATGCCCGCCGCCCGCGCGGCCTCGATGCCCGCGGGGGCGTCCTCGAACACCACGCAGGCCCCGGGCGCGCATCCGATCCGCCGCGCGGCCTCAAGGAAGATGTCCGGGGCGGGCTTCCCGTGTTGGACGTCGTCGCCGGTCACGATGGCCCGGAAGAACGGGCGGAAGCCCAGCGCGTCGATGCAGGCCTCGATGTTGCCGCGGAGCGCCGAAGAGCCGATCGCGCAGGGGATGCCCCGGCCGGCCAGGCCTTCGAGCAGCCGGCGCAGGCCGGGCTGCGGCGCCTGCCCCTTTTCGCGCACGAGGCGCAGGTATACGGCTTCCTTCTCCAGCGCCAGCCGCTTCACGTCCTGCGGGTCGGCCGCCCAGCGGAGCATGTCGGTGATCACAAACTCGGTCTTGACCCCGAGGCTGCCGATGCGCGCGCGCAGGCCGTCCGGCAGGACGGCGCCCCGCGCGTCGGCCATGCGCTCCCAGCTCAAGGCGTGGAGCCCCGCGGAATCCACCACCACGCCGTCCCAGTCGAAGATGACCCCCGATGGAGCCGGTCCGCTCAAATCTGCTCGCCCACCTGGTACCGGGCGAAGCGGCGGATCGTCAGCGTGTCGCCGATCTCCTTGCCCTTGGCGGCCAGCAATTCGGTGATGGAAATGTCGGGATCTTTCACGAAGCCCTGTTCCACCAGGCACACCTGGCCGTAGAACTTCTCCAGCTTGCCCGTCACGATCTTCTGCACGATCTGCGGCGGCTTGTTCTCCACCTGCTTGGCGTAGATGTCGGACTCCGCCTTGACCACCTCGGCCGGCACGTCCTGCCGCACCAGGTAGTGCGGCTGGCAGGCGGCGATGTGCAGCGTGACGTCCTTGACCATCTCGCGGAAGGCCTCGTTCTTCTCCGTCGCGTCGGTCCCGCAGCCGACCTCGACCAGCACGCCGACCTTGCCGCCCAGGTGGATATAGCTGGCCACGATGCCGGGCTGCTTCACCTCGAACCGGACGCTCCGGCGGACCAGCATGTTTTCGCCGATCTCCGTGATCTTGGCCGTCAGGACATCTTTCATGGCCTCGGCCAGATCGCCCTGCACCGTCAGCGCTTTCTCCGCTACCGAGCGGAGAAAGGCCTGGAACGACTCGTTGCGTGCGACGAAGTCCGTCTCGCAATTCACCTCGACCATCGCGCCGAGTTTCCCGCCCTGGCGGATCTCGGCGGCCACCTGCCCTTCCTTGGCGGTCCGCGAGGCTTTCTTGCCGGCGATCGCTAGACCCCGTTCGCGCAGGATGCGGACGGCCTCCTGCTTGTTGCCGCCGGCTTCGACGAGTGCCTTCTTGCACTCCATCATTCCGACATTGGTTTCCTCGCGCAGTTCCTTGACCAGCGCCGCACTGATTTCGACCATGGTAAGCTCCTTTTTTGTCGATTCCTGATTATGCCGAAGGCGCGGCGTCGTCGGCCGGCGGCTCGGGTGCCGGGGCGCTCTCCGGGGCCGCCGGGGCGGCGGCCCCGCCCGCGTCCGCTTCCGCCTTCGCCTTGGCGGCCGCGAGATCGGCCTTCGCCTTCTTCGCGAGGCGCTCGCGGGCCTTCCGCTCTTCCTCCGCGGCCTTGGCCCGCGCGGCCACCTCGGCCTCGGCGATGGCCTTCTTGCGGGCCTCCTCCGCGGCCAGCTTCGCGCCCTCGTTGATCGCGCGCTGGATGGTGCTGCCGACCAGGTCCACAACGAGCCGGATGGCCCGGATCGCGTCGTCGTTGCCCGGGATCGGGTAGCTGATCGGGTCCGGATCCACGTTGGTGTCCACCAGAGCGATGACCGGGATGTTCAGGCGCACGGCCTCGGCCACGGCGATGGCCTCGCGGCAGATGTCGACCACGAAAACGGCGCCGGGCAGCTCCTGCATGTCCCGGATGCCGTTCAGGTTGTAGTGCAGCTTCTCCAGCTCCCGCTTGATGCGCGCCACTTCCTTCTTCGGCATCTTGTCGAGCGTGCCGTCCTGCTCCATCTTCTCGATCTCGCTCATGCGGCCGACGCTCTTGCGGATGGTCAGTAGGTTGGTCAGCGTGCCACCGAGCCACCGGTTGACCACGAACGGCTGCTTGAACTTCTCCGCCATCTCCTTCAGCGGGTCCTGGGCCTGCTTCTTGGTGCCCACGAACAGCACCGAGCGGCCCCGGATGACCGTGTCGTAGATGAACTGCCGCGCCTCCATCAGCAGAGGCACGGTCTTCGCGAGATCGAGGATATAGATCCCGTTGCGCTCTCCGAAGATGAACCGCTTCATCTTGGGATTCCAGCGCTTGGTTTGATGACCGAAATGCAGACCCGCTTCGAGCAGATCCTGAACGTTGACGTCCGAACGGACTACACCTGTAGCTGCGACCACGACGGCCTCCGTCTGTTGCCCCGGCTAAGCCGGGGAATCCGCTTTGGCCCCGGGCGGAGAACCCGGGGCGCTCGCTTCCGTCCCGCACACGCAGGACTAGGGCGCGGACTATACCACGGCCGGCCGGCCGCGCAAGGGCTTTTTCAGAATTCCGCGACCGCGCCTGGATCTTGAGCGAGGGATAAGGTCAGGAGAGTGACACGGCCGTCCCGGCCGTGAACGGAACGGGCGAGACCTCCGCACCCGATCAGGTCGGCCCGGGCGCCGGGGGCCAAGCTAATCCGGCATGTCCGGACGGTCTTCTTCGGCGGACGATTCCTCGTCCGGCGAGTGGGAAGGTTCATCGGAACCCCCGGCCTCGTCCAGTCGGGCCTGGAGCGCGGCGGCGAGGCCGGTCAGACCGAGCCGCCTATAGATTTCGAGCAGTTCCCGGGCCTCGCCGGGCGTAGCCCCGCCGGCGATTTTCTTCTCCAGTTCTTTTCTCCGCTGGGTCAGCTGTTGAGTGTTGCGAATCTGGTTCAAGAACGAACGGGCGTGCTCGTTGGCGGGATCGTGCTCCGCGAGGCCTTGGATCAGGGAGGCCGCCTCGTCGAAACGTCCCGCCTGCATGAGGCTGTCGGCATGGCGGAAGCAGGCCTCCGGCGAGTACGGGTCGAGTGCGAGGGCCTGCCGGAAGGCGTAATCGGCCTCCGCGGCCAGGCGGCGCGCCTGGTAGAGCCCCGCGATGGCGGCGCGCAGCTTGGAAAACGTCCGCCGCGCCGTCGCGTTCCCGGGGAAGGCGGGATGATTCATCAGCCGGCTTGTCAGGTCATCCCAGTACGCCCGGTCCTTTGCGATGATCTCCGGCGTCAGTTCGGCCGGTTCGGCGTTGAGCTTCATGATCAGCCCCCGCGGCTCGAGGTGCGGGTACATCCAGGGGATGACGTAGCTCTCCTCGAGATAGAAATCGCGGGCGTCCTTGTTGCGGTCGAAAATCATCCGCGAGATGATCCCGTTGATCATCATGACGCCCTGGACCCCGACCACGGACACGCGCCCATCCTCGATGCTCACCTCCGCGCCGGCCGGGATGCGGCCGGCCTGGATATCCTCGACGTACTGTTGAAAGGCCCCGTTGCAGTCCTCCGGGGAGGGAATATCCAGTTCCGGGTCCGCCGTCTCGCGCAGGTAGGCCATGTACTGGGCGTCGGCGAGGGCGTTCTGGGTGATGACGTGGAACGGCCGTTCGCGGACGATGCGATAGGCCGTGATCACGAAGCGGCCCGGATCGGTGCCGCCGAAATACACGGCCCCCTCCGGGATCGCGCGCATCATTTCCTCCGCGTACAGGTCGAGCAGGTCCGGGTCCCAGAGGGCCGCCTGCTCGAACGCGCCGGCCGCCTCCTGGGCGTACGGCCAGAGGGCGTTGTCCAGCGCGGGATCGGACCGGGAATGCTCATACTGGCCGATCCGGGCCTTGATCCGCTCGAAGCGGTTCGAGGCCGACGGCCAGTCGCCCGCCTCCATGGCCGCCAGGAGCTCTTCGTATTCGCTCGGCACGGCGAGCCCCTGTTGTTCCGCC
The window above is part of the Kiritimatiellia bacterium genome. Proteins encoded here:
- a CDS encoding LysE family transporter, yielding MSPYLFLFWSTFVITLSGAMMPGPVLTATISESLKRGFRAGPLIVAGHALLEVLVLTGVVLGLGRWITIPAVTRVLGLVGGGLLIAMGAHMAWTAESAVRVALATRPDPKAAVRGPMLAGILTSLSNPYWAIWWATIGLNLASLALQDGLPGLAAFYSGHILSDLAWYSLVAAAVASGRRLCPPRVYRILITLCGLVLVGLGGLFVYRLGLQPPAA
- a CDS encoding tetratricopeptide repeat protein, whose translation is MWRMALVAIGFGAAAALWAPAAGADVPGRGKGPVTGVIAEFARERRAAMLRVAEQQGLAVPSEYEELLAAMEAGDWPSASNRFERIKARIGQYEHSRSDPALDNALWPYAQEAAGAFEQAALWDPDLLDLYAEEMMRAIPEGAVYFGGTDPGRFVITAYRIVRERPFHVITQNALADAQYMAYLRETADPELDIPSPEDCNGAFQQYVEDIQAGRIPAGAEVSIEDGRVSVVGVQGVMMINGIISRMIFDRNKDARDFYLEESYVIPWMYPHLEPRGLIMKLNAEPAELTPEIIAKDRAYWDDLTSRLMNHPAFPGNATARRTFSKLRAAIAGLYQARRLAAEADYAFRQALALDPYSPEACFRHADSLMQAGRFDEAASLIQGLAEHDPANEHARSFLNQIRNTQQLTQRRKELEKKIAGGATPGEARELLEIYRRLGLTGLAAALQARLDEAGGSDEPSHSPDEESSAEEDRPDMPD
- the rpsB gene encoding 30S ribosomal protein S2, with protein sequence MVAATGVVRSDVNVQDLLEAGLHFGHQTKRWNPKMKRFIFGERNGIYILDLAKTVPLLMEARQFIYDTVIRGRSVLFVGTKKQAQDPLKEMAEKFKQPFVVNRWLGGTLTNLLTIRKSVGRMSEIEKMEQDGTLDKMPKKEVARIKRELEKLHYNLNGIRDMQELPGAVFVVDICREAIAVAEAVRLNIPVIALVDTNVDPDPISYPIPGNDDAIRAIRLVVDLVGSTIQRAINEGAKLAAEEARKKAIAEAEVAARAKAAEEERKARERLAKKAKADLAAAKAKAEADAGGAAAPAAPESAPAPEPPADDAAPSA
- the tsf gene encoding translation elongation factor Ts, producing MVEISAALVKELREETNVGMMECKKALVEAGGNKQEAVRILRERGLAIAGKKASRTAKEGQVAAEIRQGGKLGAMVEVNCETDFVARNESFQAFLRSVAEKALTVQGDLAEAMKDVLTAKITEIGENMLVRRSVRFEVKQPGIVASYIHLGGKVGVLVEVGCGTDATEKNEAFREMVKDVTLHIAACQPHYLVRQDVPAEVVKAESDIYAKQVENKPPQIVQKIVTGKLEKFYGQVCLVEQGFVKDPDISITELLAAKGKEIGDTLTIRRFARYQVGEQI
- a CDS encoding beta-phosphoglucomutase family hydrolase, with product MSGPAPSGVIFDWDGVVVDSAGLHALSWERMADARGAVLPDGLRARIGSLGVKTEFVITDMLRWAADPQDVKRLALEKEAVYLRLVREKGQAPQPGLRRLLEGLAGRGIPCAIGSSALRGNIEACIDALGFRPFFRAIVTGDDVQHGKPAPDIFLEAARRIGCAPGACVVFEDAPAGIEAARAAGMRAIGILTTNPSESLKRADRLIRSFEDLASPDPLAWFHPASA